A DNA window from Arachis hypogaea cultivar Tifrunner chromosome 18, arahy.Tifrunner.gnm2.J5K5, whole genome shotgun sequence contains the following coding sequences:
- the LOC112771931 gene encoding cyanidin 3-O-galactoside 2''-O-xylosyltransferase FGGT1 has product MAAMEEASPPPPIHITIFPWFAMGHYTPFLHFSNKLAKRGHRISFFVPRKTISKLQHLNLHPHLITFIPITVPHVHGLPRGAETTSDVPFSLFPLIATAMDQTENDIELLLQELNPQIVFFDFQHWLPNITRKLGIKSMQYWIVYPFSLAYFDKGPRQRQSQGNDLTESDLMKPPPGFPDSSVKLHAHELRFVASTMKWEFGSGVPIYDRFRIGRELADAIGFKGCREIDGRYTDFFENFYKKPCLLSGPLLPEPSNIALEEKWKSWLDRFKPGSVVYCAFGSETALQQNQFQELLLGLELTGFPFLAACKPPVGFDSIEEALPEGFKERVEERGVAYGGWVQQQLVLEHPSVGCFITHCGSASITEALVNTCQIVLLPRLGADHVMNARMMSMALKVGIEVEKGEEDGLFTKECVFKAVKIVMDDESEVAREVRENHSKLKNFLLRKDFETSCLDSFCSKLQDLL; this is encoded by the coding sequence ATGGCagccatggaagaagcatctcctcCTCCTCCAATACACATAACCATATTTCCATGGTTTGCCATGGGACACTACACCCCATTTCTTCACTTCTCAAACAAACTTGCAAAGAGAGGCCACAGAATCTCCTTCTTCGTCCCGAGAAAAACAATATCAAAGCTTCAACACCTAAACCTTCACCCACACCTCATCACCTTCATCCCCATCACTGTTCCTCACGTCCATGGCCTTCCCCGTGGAGCTGAAACCACTTCTGACGTTCCCTTCTCTCTTTTTCCTCTGATCGCCACAGCCATGGATCAAACAGAGAACGACATCGAGCTTCTCCTTCAAGAGCTAAACCCGCAGATCGTGTTCTTCGATTTCCAACACTGGCTACCCAACATAACTCGAAAACTCGGCATCAAATCCATGCAATACTGGATCGTCTATCCGTTTTCATTGGCCTACTTTGATAAAGGACCAAGACAGAGACAGAGTCAAGGGAATGATTTAACGGAATCTGATCTCATGAAACCTCCACCAGGGTTTCCCGATTCATCGGTGAAGCTTCACGCACACGAGCTTCGCTTCGTAGCTTCCACAATGAAATGGGAATTTGGAAGCGGTGTTCCGATATATGATCGGTTCAGAATTGGAAGAGAGTTAGCAGATGCAATTGGGTTCAAAGGTTGCAGAGAAATTGATGGTCGGTACACTGATTTCTTTGAGAATTTTTACAAGAAGCCATGCTTGCTTTCCGGGCCTCTCTTGCCAGAGCCGTCAAACATTGCTTTAGAAGAGAAATGGAAATCATGGCTTGATCGATTCAAACCCGGTTCAGTGGTTTATTGTGCTTTTGGAAGCGAAACCGCTTTGCAACAAAACCAGTTTCAAGAACTGTTGCTTGGTCTTGAACTAACCGGTTTTCCGTTTCTTGCAGCATGTAAGCCACCGGTTGGGTTTGATTCCATTGAAGAAGCGTTACCAGAAGGATTTAAAGAAAGAGTTGAGGAAAGAGGAGTTGCGTACGGTGGATGGGTGCAGCAACAGTTGGTTTTGGAGCACCCTTCTGTTGGGTGCTTCATAACACACTGTGGTTCAGCTTCCATAACGGAGGCTCTTGTGAACACGTGTCAGATTGTGCTGCTGCCACGTTTGGGAGCTGATCATGTTATGAATGCAAGAATGATGAGTATGGCGTTGAAGGTTGGAATTGAAGTTGAGAAAGGTGAGGAAGATGGGTTGTTTACAAAAGAGTGTGTGTTCAAAGCTGTTAAGATTGTGATGGATGATGAGAGTGAAGTTGCAAGAGAGGTGAGAGAAAATCATAGCAAGCTTAAGAATTTCTTATTAAGGAAAGATTTTGAGACTTCTTGCCTTGATAGTTTCTGTAGCAAGCTTCAAGATCTTTTGtga